A segment of the Chryseobacterium scophthalmum genome:
TATAAAGCTACAACTCTTGTTTGTAGCTTTTTCTTTTTAAAATTAGTTGGAAATTATCTTTAAATAAAACTAATTTATTCTCCAATGTTAACTTTTTAATTATTTTAAAAATATATTTTATTGATTATCAATATCTTCTGTTTTAATGTTAACTCAATGTTAACTCAATGTGAAATTTGTATGAATATTTTTTTATATCTTTGATTTAGAATTCAAAACAAGTTTAATATATAATTAAAAATCAAATGGTTATGAAAAATAAAATTCAAATATTTGTTGCTTCTCTTTTCGCATTAGGATTAACAGCAATCGCAGGTAACGTAAAAGCTCAGACAACTTCAAACAATACGATTGAAGAGATTCAATTAAATAAAAATGATGCATTCAGCGAAATCAGAAATCTATTAATGGCTAATTTTGATTTTACTAATCAGGATTATAAACAAGGAGTTGTAAACTCTGAAGTGAAATTTGATATTGCAGAAAATGGTAAAATTGTAAATGTACGTTCAAAAGGAGACTGTAAAAATGTAAGTAAAGAAATAGAAAATGTATTGTCTCATCTTCAGTATAAAATAAATGCCAACAAACTGAATGAAAATATGCTGGCTTCATCTTTTGTAATGCCTGTAAGAGTAGACATCAACAACAGATAATACTACATAAAAACTGTATATAATTTTCCTTAAACTGCTTGAAAAAGCAGTTTTTTTATTTCCGGTAATTGTATACATTTGATTTAAATATTATCTGCCGTGAATCCTATTCTTGATGTAGTTATCCGTTCGCTTTGCGTTTACCTTTTTATGGTAATCGCCATCCGTTTGTTTGGGAAAAATCAGCTTTCACAACTCAACGCAGGAGATGTTGTTTTGTTGTTGCTGATTTCAAATGCAGTACAGAATGCAATGGTTGGTGAAAATACTTCCTTAGAAGGTGGAATTGTAGCGGCGCTTGTTTTATTTGCTGCTAATTTTACTTTAAAAAGATTGATGTTTTCCAATCGTAGCTTTGCGAGTTTTATGGAAGCAGATCCTGTGATTTTAGTAAAAGACGGAAGAGTAGATCAGGTTGCTTTAAGAAAAGTGAAAATTACTTTTGATGAACTGAATGAAGCGATCAGAGAGCATGGAGTAGAAACAATGGAAAATGTAAAGCTTGCTATTTTGGAAGTGGACGGAAATATCAGTGTGATTTCTGAAGATAAAGATGATCAGCAGACTCACTATTCGAGAATTAAAAGAAAAAATAAAAGAAAATATCATTAAAAAATGAACTACGAGATAAGAGAAATGCTTCCGCATGACGAAACCAGAGTGTTGGAAATTT
Coding sequences within it:
- a CDS encoding DUF421 domain-containing protein; translation: MNPILDVVIRSLCVYLFMVIAIRLFGKNQLSQLNAGDVVLLLLISNAVQNAMVGENTSLEGGIVAALVLFAANFTLKRLMFSNRSFASFMEADPVILVKDGRVDQVALRKVKITFDELNEAIREHGVETMENVKLAILEVDGNISVISEDKDDQQTHYSRIKRKNKRKYH